In a single window of the Geotrypetes seraphini chromosome 11, aGeoSer1.1, whole genome shotgun sequence genome:
- the EIF3B gene encoding eukaryotic translation initiation factor 3 subunit B, producing MQETESMADGPDFEDPEEISFSDPEDFVDDITDEELLGDILKDQPQEADGIDSVIVVDNVPQVGPDRLEKLENVIHKIFSKFGKITNEFYPNTDGTTKGYIFLEYASPAFAVDAVKNADGYKLDKQHTFRVNLFTDFDKYTVISDEWDIPEKQPFKDFGNLRYWLEDPDCRDQYSVIFESGDRTTIFWNDPKEPVSIEERARWTETYVRWSPKGTYLATFHQRGIALWGGEKFKQIQRFSHQGVQLIDFSPCERYLVTFSPLMDTKDDPQAIIIWDTLTGQKRRGFHCESSAHWPIFKWSHDGKFFARMTLDTLSIYETPSMGLLDKKSLKITGIKDFSWSPGGNIIAFWVPEDKDIPARVTLMQLPSRQEIRVRNLFNVVDCKLHWQKNGDYLCVKVDRTPKGTQGVVTNFEIFRMREKQVPVDVVEMKDGIIAFAWEPNGSKFAVLHGEVPRISVSFYHVKNNGKIELIKMFDKQQANTIFWSPQGQFLVLAGLRSMNGALAFVDTSDCTIMNIAEHYTASDVEWDPTGRYVVTSVSWWSHKVDNAYWLWTFQGRLLQKNNKDRFCQLLWRPRPQTLLSQDQIKQIKKDLKKYSKIFEQKDRLSQSKASKELVERRRTMMEEFRQYREMAQKLYQEQKAERLELRGGVDTDELDSNIDDWEEETIEFFVSEEIIPLGDQE from the exons AGTTACTGGGTGATATTCTAAAAGACCAGCCCCAGGAAGCAGATGGAATTGATTCGGTGATTGTAGTGGATAATGTGCCCCAAGTTGGGCCAGACCGTCTTGAAAAGCTGGAAAACGTCATCCATAAGATCTTCTCTAAGTTTGGCAAAATCACAAATGAATTTTATCCAAATACTGATGGGACAACCAAAGG ATACATTTTCCTGGAATATGCATCTCCGGCTTTTGCTGTGGATGCAGTAAAAAATGCAGATGGCTACAAATTGGACAAGCAACATACTTTTCGGGTGAATCTCTTCACCGACTTTGATAa GTACACAGTCATTAGTGATGAGTGGGATATTCCAGAGAAACAGCCATTTAAAGATTTT GGGAACCTTCGCTATTGGCTGGAAGACCCTGACTGTAGAGATCAATACAGTGTAATCTTTGAATCTGGGGATCGAACTACCATCTTCTGGAATGATCCTAAGGAGCCTGTTTCAATTGAGGAGAGAGCA CGATGGACTGAGACATACGTTCGTTGGTCCCCCAAAGGTACATACTTGGCTACATTCCATCAGAGAGGGATTGCACTGTGGGGTGGAGAGAAGTTCAAACAGATTCAGAGGTTTAGCCATCAAGGAGTGCAGCTTATCGACTTCTCACCATGTGAAAG GTACCTGGTAACATTTAGCCCTCTAATGGACACAAAGGATGACCCACAGGCCATCATTATTTGGGATACCCTTACGGGGCAAAAGAGAAGAGGATTCCATTGTGAAAGCTCAGCCCACTGGCCTATTTTTAA ATGGAGCCACGATGGTAAATTCTTTGCTCGAATGACCTTAGACACcctcagcatctatgaaacaccT TCCATGGGTTTATTGGACAAAAAGAGCTTGAAGATCACAGGGATAAA GGATTTCTCATGGTCACCAGGGGGTAATATCATTGCATTCTGGGTACCAGAGGACAAAGATATCCCAGCTAGAGTGACTCTGATGCAGCTTCCATCTAGGCAGGAAATCAGAGTGCGAAATTTGTTCAATGTGGTGGACTGCAAGCTCCACTGGCAAAAGAATGGGGATTATCTGTGTGTAAAGGTAGACAGAACGCCTAAAGGTACACAG ggtgTGGTGACCAATTTTGAGATCTTCCGAATGAGAGAGAAGCAGGTTCCAGTTGATGTGGTAGAAATGAAAG ATGGCATCATAGCATTTGCATGGGAGCCCAATGGAAGCAAGTTTGCAGTCTTGCATGGCGAGGTGCCTCGAATATCAGTCTCTTTTTACCATGTGAAAAACAATGGCAAGATTGAACTCATCA aaatgtttgataaGCAACAGGCCAACACAATCTTCTGGAGCCCCCAGGGACAGTTTTTGGTGCTTGCTGGTTTGAGAAG TATGAATGGTGCCTTGGCATTTGTTGATACCTCTGACTGCACTATAATGAACATTGCTGAGCATTATACGGCTTCGGATGTAGAGTGGGACCCAACAGGTCGTTATGTTGTCACATCTGTGTCCTGGTGGAGCCACAAG GTAGATAATGCTTACTGGCTGTGGACCTTCCAAGGTCGTCTTCTCCAGAAGAACAATAAAGACCGATTTTGTCAGCTGCTGTGGAGACCTAGACCCCAGACGTTGCTTAGCCAAGATCAGATAAAG caaaTTAAGAAAGATCTAAAGAAGTATTCTAAGATCTTTGAACAGAAGGATCGCCTGAGTCAATCTAAGGCTTCCAAG GAACTGGTAGAAAGGAGGCGCACCATGATGGAGGAGTTCAGACAATACCGCGAGATGGCTCAGAAACTGTACCAGGAGCAGAAAGCTGAGCGTCTGGAACTGAGAGGAG GTGTGGATACAGATGAACTGGACAGCAATATAGATGACTGGGAGGAAGAGACAATTGAGTTTTTTGTCAGTGAAGAAATTATTCCCCTTGGAGATCAGGAGTAG